A single genomic interval of Acipenser ruthenus chromosome 28, fAciRut3.2 maternal haplotype, whole genome shotgun sequence harbors:
- the LOC117434566 gene encoding V-type proton ATPase 116 kDa subunit a 1-like isoform X1 — protein MGELFRSEEMTLAQLFLQSEAAYCCVSELGELGMVQFRDLNPDVNVFQRKFVNEVRRCEEMDRKLRFVEKEIKKANIPILDTGENPEVPFPRDMIDLEATFEKLENELKEINTNQEALKKNFLELTELKHILRRTQQFFDEMADPDLEESFSLLDPNEVGRPPLRLGFVAGVINRERIPTFERMMWRVCRGNVFLRQADIEDPLEDPATGDQVHKSVFIIFFQGDQLKNRVKKICEGFRASLYPCPENPQERKEMAAGVNTRIDDLQMVLNQTEDHRQRVLQAAAKTTRVWFIKVRKMKAIYHTLNLCNIDVTQKCLIAEVWCPVTDLDSIQFALRRGTERSDSTVPSILNRMQTKQTPPTYNKTNKFTAGFQNIVDAYGIGTYREINPAPYTIITFPFLFAVMFGDFGHGILLTCFAAWLVFRERRILSQRSDNEMFNTVFSGRYMILLMGAFSIYTGLIYNDCFSKSLNMFGSGWSVRPMFTKANWTDEILKTNHLLQLDPALPGVFNGPYPFGIDPIWNIATNKLTFLNSFKMKMSVILGIIHMLFGVTLSLFNHIYFKKPLNIYLGFIPEMIFMSTLFGYLVILIIYKWGAYNAFTSKDAPSLLIHFINMFLFNYSDQTNKMLYSGQVGLQCFLVVVALLCVPWMLVVKPLVLRHQYLKKKRLGTHNFGGIRVGNGPTEEDAEIIQHDQLSMHSEDENEPPDVEVFDFADTAVHQAIHTIEYCLGCISNTASYLRLWALSLAHAQLSEVLWTMVMSIGLCINSYAGFFILFFIFAAFATLTIAILLIMEGLSAFLHALRLHWVEFQNKFYIGQGFKFVPFSFETILDGKFED, from the exons ATGGGGGAGCTGTTCCGCAGTGAGGAGATGACCCTGGCCCAGCTGTTCCTCCAGTCAGAGGCTGCCTATTGCTGCGTCAGTGAACTGGGAGAACTGGGAATGGTCCAGTTCCGAGAT CTCAACCCAGACGTGAATGTTTTCCAGCGCAAGTTTGTTAATGAAGTGAGGCGATGCGAAGAAATGGATCGAAAACTGA GGTTTGTGGAAAAGGAAATTAAGAAAGCCAACATACCGATTCTAGATACTGGGGAGAATCCGGAGGTCCCCTTTCCAAGAGACATGATCGATTTAGAG GCGACGTTTGAGAAACTGGAAAACGAGCTCAAGGAGATCAACACGAACCAGGAAGCTTTAAAGAAGAATTTCCTGGAGCTGACGGAGCTGAAGCACATCCTTCGAAGGACGCAGCAGTTCTTCGATGAG atgGCGGATCCTGACCTTGAGGAGTCGTTTTCACTACTGGATCCGAACGAGGTGGGGAGAcctccgcttcgcctggg CTTCGTGGCTGGAGTGATAAACCGGGAGCGAATCCCTACCTTTGAGCGGATGATGTGGAGGGTGTGTCGAGGCAACGTGTTCCTGCGGCAGGCTGACATCGAGGACCCCCTGGAGGACCCCGCCACG GGAGACCAAGTCCACAAATCGGTGTTCATCATCTTCTTTCAAGGTGACCAGCTGAAAAACAGAGTCAAGAAAATATGCGAAGG GTTCCGCGCCTCTCTGTATCCTTGTCCTGAAAACCCCCAGGAGAGAAAGGAAATGGCTGCCGGTGTGAACACCAGAATTGACGACCTTCAGATG GTCTTGAATCAAACGGAGGACCATCGCCAGAGGGTCCTGCAAGCTGCTGCCAAAACAACCCGCGTGTGGTTCATCAAAGTGAGGAAAATGAAAGCCATCTACCACACCCTGAACCTGTGCAACATCGACGTCACTCAGAAGTGCCTCATCGCCGAGGTCTGGTGTCCTGTGACAGACCTGGACTCCATTCAGTTTGCTCTCCGCAGAGGCACT GAACGTAGTGACTCCACAGTTCCTTCCATCCTGAACAGGATGCAGACCAAGCAGACACCGCCAACGTACAACAAAACCAACAAGTTCACTGCCGGCTTTCAGAACATAGTTGATGCCTACGGCATTGGAACTTACAGGGAGATCAACCCAG CTCCGTACACGATTATCACCTTCCCGTTCCTGTTCGCTGTGATGTTTGGGGACTTCGGCCACGGCATCCTGCTGACCTGTTTCGCGGCGTGGCTGGTGTTCCGGGAAAGGCGCATCCTCTCGCAAAGAAGCGATAACGAG ATGTTCAACACGGTCTTCAGCGGCCGCTACATGATCCTCTTGATGGGGGCCTTCTCCATTTACACGGGGCTCATCTACAACGACTGCTTCTCCAAATCGCTCAACATGTTTGGCTCAGGCTGGAGTGTTAGGCCCATGTTCACGAAAGCAAACTGGAC AGATGAAATTCTAAAAACCAACCACTTGCTTCAGCTGGACCCTGCGCTGCCCGGAGTCTTCAATGGACCGTATCCCTTTGGAATAGACCCA ATTTGGAATATCGCAACCAATAAGCTGACCTTCCTGAACTCCTTCAAAATGAAGATGTCAGTTATTCTGGGTATTATCCACATGCTGTTTGGGGTAACCCTGAGCCTTTTTAATCACAT cTATTTCAAGAAACCACTGAACATCTACCTTGGTTTTATTCCCGAAATGATTTTCATGTCCACGCTGTTCGGGTACCTGGTCATCCTTATCATTTACAAGTGGGGTGCCTACAATGCTTTTACATCAAAGGACGCACCCAGCCTGCTCATCCACTTCATCAACATGTTCCTGTTCAACTACAGCGATCAGACCAACAAGATGCTGTATTCGGGACAG GTCGGGCTCCAGTGTTTCTTGGTGGTTGTGGCTTTGTTGTGTGTCCCGTGGATGCTGGTGGTCAAACCGCTGGTGCTGAGACATCAATACCTGAAGAAGAAACGCCTT GGAACCCATAACTTCGGAGGGATCCGTGTGGGAAACGGACCTACTGAAGAAGACGCAGAGATCATTCAGCATGATCAGCTCTCCATGCACTCGGAAGATGAGAATGAG CCTCCCGACGTTGAAGTG TTTGACTTTGCTGACACAGCCGTTCACCAGGCTATCCATACCATTGAGTACTGCCTGGGCTGCATCTCCAACACTGCCTCCTACCTGCGGCTGTGGGCTCTCAGCCTGGCTCACGCAC AGCTCTCCGAAGTGTTGTGGACAATGGTCATGAGCATTGGCCTGTGCATCAACAGCTACGCAGGCTTCTTCATCCTGTTCTTCATCTTCGCTGCCTTTGCCACCCTGACCATTGCGATCCTGCTAATCATGGAGGGCCTGTCTGCTTTCCTGCATGCCCTCCGTTTGCACTG
- the LOC117434566 gene encoding V-type proton ATPase 116 kDa subunit a 1-like isoform X2 encodes MGELFRSEEMTLAQLFLQSEAAYCCVSELGELGMVQFRDLNPDVNVFQRKFVNEVRRCEEMDRKLRFVEKEIKKANIPILDTGENPEVPFPRDMIDLEATFEKLENELKEINTNQEALKKNFLELTELKHILRRTQQFFDEMADPDLEESFSLLDPNEVGRPPLRLGFVAGVINRERIPTFERMMWRVCRGNVFLRQADIEDPLEDPATGDQVHKSVFIIFFQGDQLKNRVKKICEGFRASLYPCPENPQERKEMAAGVNTRIDDLQMVLNQTEDHRQRVLQAAAKTTRVWFIKVRKMKAIYHTLNLCNIDVTQKCLIAEVWCPVTDLDSIQFALRRGTERSDSTVPSILNRMQTKQTPPTYNKTNKFTAGFQNIVDAYGIGTYREINPAPYTIITFPFLFAVMFGDFGHGILLTCFAAWLVFRERRILSQRSDNEMFNTVFSGRYMILLMGAFSIYTGLIYNDCFSKSLNMFGSGWSVRPMFTKANWTDEILKTNHLLQLDPALPGVFNGPYPFGIDPIWNIATNKLTFLNSFKMKMSVILGIIHMLFGVTLSLFNHIYFKKPLNIYLGFIPEMIFMSTLFGYLVILIIYKWGAYNAFTSKDAPSLLIHFINMFLFNYSDQTNKMLYSGQVGLQCFLVVVALLCVPWMLVVKPLVLRHQYLKKKRLGTHNFGGIRVGNGPTEEDAEIIQHDQLSMHSEDENEFDFADTAVHQAIHTIEYCLGCISNTASYLRLWALSLAHAQLSEVLWTMVMSIGLCINSYAGFFILFFIFAAFATLTIAILLIMEGLSAFLHALRLHWVEFQNKFYIGQGFKFVPFSFETILDGKFED; translated from the exons ATGGGGGAGCTGTTCCGCAGTGAGGAGATGACCCTGGCCCAGCTGTTCCTCCAGTCAGAGGCTGCCTATTGCTGCGTCAGTGAACTGGGAGAACTGGGAATGGTCCAGTTCCGAGAT CTCAACCCAGACGTGAATGTTTTCCAGCGCAAGTTTGTTAATGAAGTGAGGCGATGCGAAGAAATGGATCGAAAACTGA GGTTTGTGGAAAAGGAAATTAAGAAAGCCAACATACCGATTCTAGATACTGGGGAGAATCCGGAGGTCCCCTTTCCAAGAGACATGATCGATTTAGAG GCGACGTTTGAGAAACTGGAAAACGAGCTCAAGGAGATCAACACGAACCAGGAAGCTTTAAAGAAGAATTTCCTGGAGCTGACGGAGCTGAAGCACATCCTTCGAAGGACGCAGCAGTTCTTCGATGAG atgGCGGATCCTGACCTTGAGGAGTCGTTTTCACTACTGGATCCGAACGAGGTGGGGAGAcctccgcttcgcctggg CTTCGTGGCTGGAGTGATAAACCGGGAGCGAATCCCTACCTTTGAGCGGATGATGTGGAGGGTGTGTCGAGGCAACGTGTTCCTGCGGCAGGCTGACATCGAGGACCCCCTGGAGGACCCCGCCACG GGAGACCAAGTCCACAAATCGGTGTTCATCATCTTCTTTCAAGGTGACCAGCTGAAAAACAGAGTCAAGAAAATATGCGAAGG GTTCCGCGCCTCTCTGTATCCTTGTCCTGAAAACCCCCAGGAGAGAAAGGAAATGGCTGCCGGTGTGAACACCAGAATTGACGACCTTCAGATG GTCTTGAATCAAACGGAGGACCATCGCCAGAGGGTCCTGCAAGCTGCTGCCAAAACAACCCGCGTGTGGTTCATCAAAGTGAGGAAAATGAAAGCCATCTACCACACCCTGAACCTGTGCAACATCGACGTCACTCAGAAGTGCCTCATCGCCGAGGTCTGGTGTCCTGTGACAGACCTGGACTCCATTCAGTTTGCTCTCCGCAGAGGCACT GAACGTAGTGACTCCACAGTTCCTTCCATCCTGAACAGGATGCAGACCAAGCAGACACCGCCAACGTACAACAAAACCAACAAGTTCACTGCCGGCTTTCAGAACATAGTTGATGCCTACGGCATTGGAACTTACAGGGAGATCAACCCAG CTCCGTACACGATTATCACCTTCCCGTTCCTGTTCGCTGTGATGTTTGGGGACTTCGGCCACGGCATCCTGCTGACCTGTTTCGCGGCGTGGCTGGTGTTCCGGGAAAGGCGCATCCTCTCGCAAAGAAGCGATAACGAG ATGTTCAACACGGTCTTCAGCGGCCGCTACATGATCCTCTTGATGGGGGCCTTCTCCATTTACACGGGGCTCATCTACAACGACTGCTTCTCCAAATCGCTCAACATGTTTGGCTCAGGCTGGAGTGTTAGGCCCATGTTCACGAAAGCAAACTGGAC AGATGAAATTCTAAAAACCAACCACTTGCTTCAGCTGGACCCTGCGCTGCCCGGAGTCTTCAATGGACCGTATCCCTTTGGAATAGACCCA ATTTGGAATATCGCAACCAATAAGCTGACCTTCCTGAACTCCTTCAAAATGAAGATGTCAGTTATTCTGGGTATTATCCACATGCTGTTTGGGGTAACCCTGAGCCTTTTTAATCACAT cTATTTCAAGAAACCACTGAACATCTACCTTGGTTTTATTCCCGAAATGATTTTCATGTCCACGCTGTTCGGGTACCTGGTCATCCTTATCATTTACAAGTGGGGTGCCTACAATGCTTTTACATCAAAGGACGCACCCAGCCTGCTCATCCACTTCATCAACATGTTCCTGTTCAACTACAGCGATCAGACCAACAAGATGCTGTATTCGGGACAG GTCGGGCTCCAGTGTTTCTTGGTGGTTGTGGCTTTGTTGTGTGTCCCGTGGATGCTGGTGGTCAAACCGCTGGTGCTGAGACATCAATACCTGAAGAAGAAACGCCTT GGAACCCATAACTTCGGAGGGATCCGTGTGGGAAACGGACCTACTGAAGAAGACGCAGAGATCATTCAGCATGATCAGCTCTCCATGCACTCGGAAGATGAGAATGAG TTTGACTTTGCTGACACAGCCGTTCACCAGGCTATCCATACCATTGAGTACTGCCTGGGCTGCATCTCCAACACTGCCTCCTACCTGCGGCTGTGGGCTCTCAGCCTGGCTCACGCAC AGCTCTCCGAAGTGTTGTGGACAATGGTCATGAGCATTGGCCTGTGCATCAACAGCTACGCAGGCTTCTTCATCCTGTTCTTCATCTTCGCTGCCTTTGCCACCCTGACCATTGCGATCCTGCTAATCATGGAGGGCCTGTCTGCTTTCCTGCATGCCCTCCGTTTGCACTG